The following are encoded in a window of Dehalobacter sp. 12DCB1 genomic DNA:
- the ftsE gene encoding cell division ATP-binding protein FtsE, producing the protein MIKLKNVSKIYPNGARALFGVNLDVAKGDFLFLVGASGAGKSTLIKLLYREEIATRGQVLIDNVNLVRMSSSHVPLIRRKIGVIFQDFKLLPAKTVFENVAFAQQVIGKSMKETRDNTNTILDLVGLAKKKNAFPSELSGGEQQRVCIARALVNKPALLVADEPTGNLDVDTSWSIMELLNHVNKLGTTVVMATHARYIIEQMNKRVIKIEEGRIVDDSIEGAYKIVT; encoded by the coding sequence ATGATTAAGCTAAAGAATGTTTCTAAAATTTATCCGAATGGTGCCCGTGCTCTGTTCGGCGTCAATCTAGACGTTGCTAAGGGAGATTTTCTATTTCTGGTTGGTGCCAGCGGGGCTGGCAAATCGACACTGATCAAACTGCTCTACCGGGAAGAAATTGCCACGCGGGGACAGGTACTTATCGATAATGTTAATCTTGTCAGAATGTCTTCCAGCCATGTGCCATTGATCAGAAGAAAAATTGGTGTTATTTTTCAGGATTTCAAGCTGCTCCCGGCAAAAACCGTGTTTGAAAACGTTGCTTTTGCCCAGCAGGTTATTGGTAAAAGTATGAAAGAAACCAGAGATAATACGAATACGATTTTGGATTTGGTTGGCCTTGCTAAGAAAAAGAATGCCTTCCCTTCCGAACTTTCAGGAGGCGAACAACAGCGCGTTTGCATTGCCAGAGCGCTGGTCAACAAACCCGCTTTGCTGGTTGCGGATGAACCCACAGGGAATCTCGACGTCGATACTTCCTGGAGTATCATGGAACTGCTGAACCATGTCAATAAGCTGGGTACCACGGTCGTGATGGCAACACATGCCAGGTACATTATTGAACAAATGAATAAGAGGGTAATAAAGATTGAAGAAGGCAGGATTGTTGATGACAGCATAGAGGGGGCATATAAAATTGTCACTTAA
- the ftsX gene encoding permease-like cell division protein FtsX: protein MSLNSAKYVLIQSLVSLKRNFWLSAASILTVMISLTILGYSVFFLVNTSNIAETFESQVEIAVFLNDHLETAQITDLKSQIQKLEGVATVTVTTKDQAIIEFQESMGSDSLLEDLGGVNPFPDKITITTTDARLVKDITSQVSGLTGVEKVRYGQGFVEKLIVFTQWLRWVGIGVVAAFTCASFFLIVLNIKTNVNSREKEIQIMRLVGASKSFVRWPFIIEGIVIGMVGAILAVALVGSTYTWLLQYIISTLSFLPVVSSQQFIINVLLLMVLGGVSMGFLASAFSVRKFLNL, encoded by the coding sequence TTGTCACTTAACTCAGCAAAATATGTTCTAATCCAGTCTCTGGTATCATTGAAACGAAATTTCTGGCTCAGTGCCGCATCCATTTTAACAGTGATGATTTCTTTAACAATCCTTGGTTATTCGGTTTTCTTTTTAGTCAACACATCGAACATTGCCGAGACTTTTGAATCCCAGGTAGAAATTGCCGTGTTTTTAAATGATCATCTGGAGACAGCACAAATTACCGATTTAAAAAGTCAGATTCAAAAACTTGAAGGTGTCGCAACCGTTACGGTTACCACTAAAGATCAGGCTATTATAGAATTTCAGGAATCTATGGGTTCCGACTCTCTTCTGGAGGATTTGGGCGGAGTGAACCCATTTCCGGATAAGATTACAATTACAACGACCGATGCCCGTCTCGTCAAAGACATCACTTCCCAGGTAAGTGGGTTAACCGGAGTCGAAAAAGTCCGTTATGGACAGGGCTTTGTTGAAAAACTGATTGTCTTTACTCAGTGGCTTCGCTGGGTTGGGATTGGCGTTGTTGCCGCATTTACCTGTGCTTCTTTCTTCTTAATTGTTTTAAATATTAAAACCAATGTAAATTCAAGAGAGAAAGAGATTCAAATCATGCGCCTGGTTGGTGCCAGCAAATCCTTTGTCCGTTGGCCTTTTATTATCGAAGGGATTGTCATCGGTATGGTCGGGGCAATCCTGGCCGTTGCGCTGGTTGGGTCTACCTATACTTGGCTCCTTCAGTATATTATATCGACCTTGAGTTTCCTGCCTGTTGTCAGCAGTCAACAGTTCATTATCAATGTGCTTTTGCTGATGGTTCTGGGCGGAGTTTCCATGGGATTTCTGGCAAGTGCGTTCTCTGTACGAAAATTTTTGAACCTTTAA
- a CDS encoding peptidoglycan DD-metalloendopeptidase family protein: protein MIKKTRPAVLLIVLTLMVTFNFPVTADELSDALKQQEKILNQQKNAEGSLKSLTTKAQQMEKQIQQLTTQISDAEVDLDQKENAYANAQEEVTAIQAEVTAKQQELKGRQDTLRSRVRAIYEEGQVNYLEVLFQSTDLSDFISRVEYLSCLVENDQTILSDIRVQKQDLDEKKELLVAKMDEAENLKQQAEAARNYLDSSKSKKEVALAENKEDQEALLEQIDKLEKDSKALESKIRELQKNNTGGVTGTVSVWPAPGYKYITSTFGYRVHPITKQYKLHTGVDIGAPYGAKIVAAGSGTVIFSGWYGAYGNAIIIDHGNGISTLYGHMSSRAVAVKTTVVAGQTIGYVGSTGWSTGAHLHFEVRKDGTPTNPMAYF, encoded by the coding sequence ATGATTAAAAAGACAAGACCGGCTGTTTTGTTGATTGTTTTAACCCTAATGGTTACTTTCAATTTTCCTGTGACCGCGGATGAACTGTCTGATGCCCTTAAGCAGCAGGAAAAGATTCTTAATCAGCAGAAAAACGCGGAAGGAAGCCTGAAGAGCCTGACAACTAAAGCTCAACAAATGGAGAAACAGATTCAGCAGCTGACAACCCAGATTTCTGATGCTGAAGTGGATCTGGATCAAAAAGAAAACGCCTATGCGAATGCCCAGGAAGAAGTAACGGCGATTCAAGCGGAAGTGACAGCCAAGCAGCAGGAACTGAAAGGAAGACAAGATACCCTGCGCAGTCGGGTACGCGCGATCTATGAAGAAGGTCAGGTAAACTATCTGGAAGTTCTATTCCAATCCACAGATTTATCCGACTTCATTTCCAGAGTAGAATATCTAAGCTGCCTAGTTGAAAATGATCAAACCATTTTAAGCGATATTCGCGTTCAGAAACAGGATTTAGATGAAAAAAAGGAACTTCTAGTCGCTAAAATGGATGAGGCGGAGAACTTAAAACAACAGGCGGAAGCAGCAAGGAATTATTTGGACAGCAGCAAGTCAAAAAAAGAAGTAGCACTCGCTGAGAATAAGGAGGATCAGGAAGCGCTGCTCGAACAAATTGATAAGCTGGAGAAGGACTCCAAAGCACTTGAGTCAAAAATTCGTGAATTGCAGAAGAATAACACCGGAGGAGTTACTGGGACAGTTAGTGTCTGGCCTGCTCCAGGATACAAGTATATTACCAGTACTTTCGGATACAGGGTTCATCCGATAACAAAACAGTATAAACTGCACACCGGCGTTGATATCGGTGCACCATACGGGGCGAAGATTGTAGCAGCAGGATCCGGTACGGTGATCTTTTCCGGTTGGTACGGCGCCTATGGAAATGCCATTATTATCGACCATGGTAATGGAATTTCAACGCTTTACGGCCATATGTCTTCAAGGGCAGTTGCAGTCAAGACAACAGTGGTAGCCGGCCAAACAATCGGTTATGTTGGATCAACAGGATGGAGTACCGGGGCTCACCTGCATTTTGAAGTGCGTAAAGACGGCACTCCGACGAACCCGATGGCCTATTTTTAA
- a CDS encoding S41 family peptidase produces MFNRLNWKKAFIQAAAVGLIFCLGLALVVGGFVLANYDHLGRLMRVVYLIDTQYLNGTSRAGLVDGAIEGMVSSLDPYSSFQDAEENKVLMNSIQGTFGGIGVHLSTADPEKLVVMRPIKGSPAERAGLEAGDIITKIDETDVSTISQDEAVAILRGEPGTKVTVKIYRPKTKTEFTVSLIRDYINVPTVEGISLPGRPDIGLIDISSFNMNTGDELEKVLQKMDLTKYKGLIIDLRYNYGGEVNAAIKVASFLVPEGPIVHIVNRNAVVDTKESTAEYIDMPIVILTNEYTASAAEIVSGAVKDYGSGTLVGTKTYGKGVVQTVFTLDGNTSVKLTTDKYLTPKKNDINKLGIEPDVEVELKEGEKPTILPTEPVFDSQLSKAVEALLQKIQ; encoded by the coding sequence TTGTTCAACCGTTTGAATTGGAAAAAAGCTTTTATACAGGCCGCCGCAGTCGGCCTGATATTTTGTCTGGGGCTGGCACTTGTTGTTGGTGGATTTGTACTGGCCAATTATGATCACCTTGGAAGGCTTATGCGGGTGGTCTATCTTATTGACACCCAGTATTTAAATGGAACATCCCGTGCGGGACTCGTTGACGGGGCAATCGAAGGGATGGTCAGTTCGCTGGACCCGTATTCATCTTTCCAGGATGCCGAGGAAAACAAAGTGCTGATGAATTCGATCCAGGGTACCTTTGGGGGGATCGGTGTACATTTAAGTACGGCAGATCCGGAAAAATTAGTTGTTATGCGTCCGATCAAAGGTTCTCCAGCTGAAAGGGCAGGACTCGAAGCGGGAGATATTATCACCAAAATTGACGAGACCGATGTTTCCACGATCAGCCAAGATGAAGCAGTCGCGATTTTAAGAGGAGAGCCCGGGACCAAGGTGACGGTTAAAATTTACCGGCCGAAGACGAAGACAGAATTTACTGTAAGTCTTATCCGTGACTATATCAATGTTCCGACGGTTGAAGGGATCTCCCTGCCGGGAAGGCCTGATATCGGGCTGATTGATATCTCCAGTTTCAATATGAATACAGGAGATGAACTTGAGAAGGTTTTACAGAAGATGGATCTGACTAAATATAAGGGTTTAATTATTGATCTTCGTTATAATTACGGAGGAGAAGTCAATGCCGCAATTAAAGTAGCAAGTTTTTTGGTGCCGGAGGGGCCGATTGTTCACATCGTGAATAGAAACGCCGTCGTAGATACGAAAGAATCGACTGCTGAATATATCGATATGCCCATTGTCATTTTAACCAACGAATATACAGCCTCAGCAGCAGAAATTGTATCCGGGGCAGTCAAGGATTACGGAAGCGGGACTTTGGTTGGGACGAAGACGTATGGCAAGGGTGTCGTGCAGACGGTATTTACCCTTGATGGCAACACCAGCGTAAAGCTGACGACGGACAAATATTTGACACCGAAAAAAAATGATATTAATAAATTGGGAATCGAGCCCGATGTTGAAGTCGAACTTAAAGAAGGAGAAAAGCCTACCATCCTTCCCACCGAGCCTGTCTTCGACAGTCAGCTGAGCAAGGCGGTTGAAGCCCTGCTGCAGAAAATTCAGTAG